In Perca fluviatilis chromosome 18, GENO_Pfluv_1.0, whole genome shotgun sequence, one genomic interval encodes:
- the wdr20b gene encoding WD repeat-containing protein 20 isoform X2 produces MYLYNVENTCGTTAPHYQLLKQGENYAVHTCKSKSARNPLLRWTVGEGALNEFAFSPDGKFLACASQDGFLRVFGFDAAELHGTMKSYFGGLLCVCWSPDGRYIVAGGEDDLVTVWSFSDCRVIARGHGHKSWVSVVAFDHCTTSVEDGDPPAEFSGSDEEFHEQIHFGAGRDRANSAHSRLSKRNSTDSRPVSVTYRFGSVGQDTQMCLWDLTEDILFPHLPLSRTRTHTNVMSATSPPATGQTTTTTTTTTTTTTTTTTAVSPANPSGTNGKDNVSNSSTSGNPVNSLPSTLPRSNSLPHSSNPTGGSTPNSHTGSNSSTTATSTPTPTTTTTKGNSIIDSAFIATGVSKFATLSLHDSRKERHEKDHKRNHSMGHISSKSSDKLNQLSSTRTAKAEAAKTLGTALCPRMEDVPLLEPLVCKKIAHERLTVLIFLEDCLVTACQEGFVCTWARPGKVGLLSSQNNPANSPSGTVV; encoded by the exons ATGTATTTGTACAATGTGGAAAACACGTGTGGCACCACGGCACCTCACTACCAGCTCCTAAAGCAGGGTGAAAACTATGCTGTGCATACCTGCAAGAGCAAGTCGGCTCGCAACCCGTTGCTGCGCTGGACGGTGGGTGAAGGGGCGCTCAACGAGTTTGCCTTCTCCCCGGATGGAAAGTTTCTGGCCTGCGCGAGCCAGGACGGCTTCCTGCGGGTGTTTGGCTTCGACGCTGCAGAGCTCCACGGAACGATGAAGAGCTACTTTGGTggcttactgtgtgtgtgctggagcCCAGATGGACGCTACATTGTGGCCGGAGGGGAGGACGACCTGGTGACGGTGTGGTCATTTTCAGACTGCAGAGTGATTGCACGGGGGCATGGTCACAAGTCGTGGGTGAGCGTGGTGGCATTTGACCACTGCACCACCAGCGTGGAGGATGGTGACCCCCCTGCAGAGTTCAGTGGTAGCGATGAGGAATTCCATGAGCAGATTCACTTTGGTGCGGGCCGAGACAGAGCCAACAGCGCTCATTCTCGGCTTTCTAAGAGAAACTCTACAGACAGTAGGCCCGTTAGCGTGACCTACAGATTTGGCTCAGTGGGCCAGGATACCCAGATGTGTCTGTGGGACCTGACTGAGGACATTCTCTTCCCTCACCTCCCTTTGTCCCGCACTAGGACTCACACTAATGTTATGAGTGCCACAAGCCCTCCAGCCACTGGACAAACGACTACTACTacgactactactactacaacaactactactactactactgctgtatCCCCCGCTAATCCCAGTGGTACCAATGGTAAAGACAATGTGAGCAATAGTAGCACCAGTGGCAACCCAGTGAACTCCCTCCCCAGCACCCTGCCTCGGTCGAACAGCTTGCCACACTCCTCCAACCCGACAGGGGGCAGCACCCCCAACAGTCACACAGGCAGCAACAGCAGTACTACCGCCacctccacccccacccccaccaccaccaccactaagGGCAACAGCATCATTGACAGCGCCTTCATCGCCACTGGCGTCAGCAAGTTTGCAACTCTGTCGTTGCATGACTCGCGCAAGGAGCGCCACGAGAAGGACCACAAGCGAAACCACAGCATGGGTCACATCAGCAGCAAGAGCAGCGACAAGCTCAACCAGCTTAGCTCAACACGGACGGCAAAAGCGGAAGCAGCGAAGACTCTGGGCACTGCGCTGTGCCCGCGCATGGAGGACGTGCCGCTGCTCGAGCCGCTGGTGTGCAAGAAGATCGCTCACGAGAGACTCACTGTGTTAATCTTCCTGGAGGACTGTCTGGTAACAGCCTGTCAGGAGGGTTTCGTTTGCACATGGGCTAGGCCTGGGAAAGTG GGTTTGCTATCATCTCAAAACAACCCAGCCAACTCCCCCAGTGGAACAGTAGTATAG